A DNA window from Luteolibacter luteus contains the following coding sequences:
- a CDS encoding pyruvate carboxylase produces the protein MPQPKTDKLLAANRGEIAIRIFRAANELGLRTVSIFAEEDRFSRHRFKADEAYQLDKEKGPVGAYLDVEGIVALAKSKGVTLVHPGYGFLSENAAFARACAREGITFVGPSPELLENMGDKTAARTLAAKFNVPTLPGTEEPITDPAEALKVAKEIGFPLIIKAAFGGGGRGMRVVEKPENLAGLLAEAQNEALNAFGNAAVFLERYISRAKHIEVQILGDQHGNVVHLHERDCSVQRRYQKVVEIAPSVELDPKVRKDLCDAAVALAKGIGYNNAGTVEFLYDMDQKDWFFIEMNPRIQVEHTVTECVTGIDLVRSQILVAKGLPLFGNEIAIPQQDQIPCNGYAIQCRITTEDPERGFAPDYGRILNYRSAAGFGIRLDAGSGDAGSVITPYYDSMLVKLTAMGRDFETACVRMDRALREFRIRGVKTNIPFLENVIRDETFRAGQAHTKLIDTKPELLKFSAKRDRATKLLSYLSDITVNGNTTAKGWKPEKPILSPRVPHAEVKSFQGSRDILLEKGPEAFTKWILDEKRLLITDTSMRDAHQSLIATRMRTLDMLRIAETYAAGLPDLFSLEMWGGATFDTAMRFLKEDPWARLRRLRELIPGTLFQMLFRGSNAVGYSNYPDNVVAGFVKHSADAGMDIFRIFDSLNYLPNMQVAMEAVRDHGKALCEAAICYTGDILDSKRDKFSLKYYVAKAKELEKMGAHILAIKDMAGLCKPQAAYNLVDALKQEISIPIHFHTHDTSGLNAASVIAAARAGVDIVDLAIASMSGSTSQPNLNSVCAALANSDRDPGLNADTLNEVSDYWEEVLAQYKPFDSAPRAGTAEVYEHEMPGGQYTNLREQANAMGLGHRWREIARTYADVNSLFGDIVKVTPSSKVVGDMAMFLITRGIKAADVPKLKPGSIDWPESVIDMLAGGLGQPDGGWPADVQKVVLGNKPATTQRPGDLAEAVDLEATRELVAKKIGRAADDDDLYSHLMYPQVFSDFVDFQKKYDDLSGLATPAFFYGMHVGEEVEMEIDPGKTLFVKLVSIGDADEDGQRTLFYELNGMPRESMVTDKSRVSVSKAARVKGDPNDPAQACAPMPGMVTEVAVSPGQEVKAGDKLIVLEAMKMLTTVSASADGVVKEILVKKGDQVDSDDLLAKLE, from the coding sequence ATGCCGCAACCCAAGACCGACAAGCTTCTCGCCGCGAACCGTGGGGAGATTGCCATCCGCATTTTCCGCGCCGCAAACGAACTCGGCCTCCGCACCGTCTCGATCTTCGCGGAGGAGGACCGTTTCTCCCGTCACCGCTTCAAGGCGGACGAGGCCTACCAGCTCGACAAGGAGAAGGGCCCGGTGGGTGCATATCTGGATGTGGAGGGCATCGTGGCGCTGGCGAAGTCGAAGGGCGTGACCCTGGTGCACCCCGGCTACGGCTTCCTTTCGGAAAATGCAGCATTTGCCCGGGCCTGTGCGCGCGAGGGCATCACCTTCGTGGGCCCCTCCCCCGAGCTGCTGGAAAACATGGGCGACAAGACCGCGGCGCGAACGCTGGCCGCGAAGTTCAATGTCCCCACCCTGCCCGGCACCGAGGAGCCGATCACGGATCCGGCGGAGGCGCTGAAGGTGGCAAAGGAGATCGGCTTCCCGCTCATCATCAAGGCAGCCTTCGGCGGCGGTGGCCGCGGCATGCGCGTGGTGGAGAAGCCGGAGAATCTGGCCGGCCTGCTGGCAGAGGCGCAGAACGAGGCGCTGAATGCCTTCGGCAATGCCGCCGTTTTCCTGGAGCGTTACATTTCCCGCGCCAAGCACATCGAGGTGCAGATCCTGGGTGACCAGCATGGCAATGTGGTGCACCTGCACGAGCGCGATTGCTCGGTGCAGCGCCGCTACCAGAAGGTCGTGGAGATCGCGCCCTCCGTAGAGCTTGATCCGAAGGTGCGGAAGGATCTCTGCGATGCCGCAGTGGCACTGGCCAAGGGCATCGGCTACAACAATGCGGGCACGGTGGAATTCCTCTACGACATGGACCAGAAGGACTGGTTCTTCATCGAGATGAATCCACGCATCCAGGTGGAGCACACGGTGACGGAGTGCGTCACGGGGATCGACCTGGTGCGCTCCCAGATCCTGGTGGCAAAGGGGCTGCCGTTATTTGGAAACGAGATCGCGATCCCGCAGCAGGACCAGATCCCCTGCAATGGCTATGCGATCCAGTGCCGCATCACGACGGAAGATCCGGAGCGCGGCTTCGCGCCGGATTACGGCCGTATCCTGAACTACCGCTCCGCCGCGGGCTTCGGCATCCGTCTGGATGCGGGATCGGGCGATGCGGGATCGGTGATCACGCCGTACTACGACTCGATGCTGGTGAAGCTGACGGCGATGGGCCGCGACTTCGAGACGGCCTGCGTGCGCATGGACCGCGCGCTGCGCGAATTCCGCATCCGCGGGGTGAAGACGAATATCCCCTTCCTGGAAAACGTGATCCGGGATGAGACCTTCCGCGCCGGCCAGGCACACACGAAGCTGATCGATACCAAGCCGGAGCTTCTCAAGTTCAGCGCGAAGCGTGACCGCGCGACGAAGCTGCTTTCCTACCTCTCCGACATTACGGTCAATGGCAACACGACGGCCAAGGGCTGGAAGCCGGAGAAGCCGATCCTGAGTCCGCGCGTGCCGCACGCGGAGGTGAAGTCCTTCCAGGGCAGCCGGGACATTCTGTTAGAGAAAGGGCCGGAAGCTTTCACGAAGTGGATCCTGGATGAGAAGCGCTTGCTGATCACGGATACCTCGATGCGTGATGCGCACCAATCCCTGATCGCCACACGCATGCGGACGCTCGACATGCTGCGGATCGCGGAGACTTATGCGGCAGGTCTGCCGGACCTTTTCTCGCTGGAGATGTGGGGCGGTGCGACCTTCGACACGGCGATGCGCTTCCTGAAGGAAGATCCGTGGGCACGCCTGCGCCGCCTGCGCGAGCTGATCCCGGGCACGCTGTTCCAGATGCTTTTCCGCGGCTCGAATGCGGTGGGTTACTCGAACTACCCGGACAATGTGGTGGCGGGCTTCGTGAAGCATTCCGCGGATGCGGGGATGGATATCTTCCGGATCTTTGACTCGCTGAACTACCTGCCGAACATGCAGGTGGCGATGGAGGCGGTGCGCGATCACGGCAAGGCGCTCTGCGAGGCGGCGATCTGCTACACCGGCGATATCCTCGACTCGAAGCGCGACAAGTTCTCGCTGAAGTATTACGTGGCGAAGGCGAAGGAGCTGGAGAAGATGGGCGCGCACATCCTTGCGATCAAGGACATGGCCGGTCTCTGCAAGCCGCAGGCCGCCTACAATCTGGTGGATGCGCTGAAGCAGGAAATCAGCATCCCGATCCACTTCCACACGCACGATACGTCCGGCCTGAATGCCGCCTCGGTGATCGCCGCGGCGCGCGCGGGCGTGGACATCGTGGACCTGGCGATTGCCTCGATGTCGGGCTCGACCTCGCAGCCGAACTTGAACTCGGTGTGCGCCGCGCTGGCGAATTCGGATCGCGATCCGGGCTTGAATGCGGACACGCTGAACGAGGTTTCCGACTACTGGGAAGAGGTGCTGGCACAGTACAAGCCCTTCGACTCCGCGCCGCGTGCCGGCACGGCGGAGGTGTACGAGCACGAGATGCCCGGCGGCCAGTACACGAACCTGCGGGAGCAGGCGAATGCGATGGGCCTGGGTCACCGCTGGCGCGAGATCGCGCGGACCTATGCGGATGTGAATTCGCTCTTCGGAGACATCGTGAAGGTCACCCCGTCCTCGAAGGTGGTGGGAGACATGGCGATGTTTCTGATTACCCGCGGGATCAAGGCGGCGGACGTGCCGAAGCTGAAGCCGGGCTCGATCGACTGGCCGGAAAGCGTGATCGACATGCTGGCCGGCGGACTCGGCCAGCCGGATGGCGGATGGCCTGCCGACGTGCAGAAGGTGGTGCTGGGCAACAAGCCGGCCACGACGCAGCGTCCGGGTGACCTGGCGGAGGCCGTGGATCTGGAAGCGACCCGCGAGCTGGTGGCGAAGAAGATCGGCCGCGCGGCGGATGACGATGACCTTTACTCGCACCTGATGTATCCGCAGGTGTTCTCGGACTTCGTGGACTTCCAGAAGAAGTACGATGACCTTAGTGGCTTGGCGACGCCGGCCTTCTTCTACGGCATGCACGTCGGCGAAGAGGTGGAGATGGAGATCGATCCGGGCAAGACCCTGTTCGTGAAGCTGGTCTCGATCGGCGATGCGGATGAGGACGGGCAGCGGACACTCTTCTACGAGCTGAACGGGATGCCGCGCGAGAGCATGGTGACAGACAAGTCCCGCGTGAGCGTTTCCAAGGCCGCCCGCGTGAAGGGCGATCCGAACGATCCCGCCCAGGCCTGCGCGCCGATGCCCGGCATGGTGACGGAAGTCGCCGTGTCCCCGGGACAAGAGGTGAAGGCAGGCGACAAGCTGATCGTGCTCGAAGCCATGAAGATGCTCACCACCGTCAGCGCCTCCGCGGATGGCGTGGTGAAGGAGATCCTGGTGAAGAAGGGCGATCAGGTGGATAGCGACGATCTGCTGGCGAAGCTGGAGTGA
- a CDS encoding PEP-CTERM sorting domain-containing protein (PEP-CTERM proteins occur, often in large numbers, in the proteomes of bacteria that also encode an exosortase, a predicted intramembrane cysteine proteinase. The presence of a PEP-CTERM domain at a protein's C-terminus predicts cleavage within the sorting domain, followed by covalent anchoring to some some component of the (usually Gram-negative) cell surface. Many PEP-CTERM proteins exhibit an unusual sequence composition that includes large numbers of potential glycosylation sites. Expression of one such protein has been shown restore the ability of a bacterium to form floc, a type of biofilm.) has protein sequence MKSPSRRILASLIGIAGMGLTAHRGDAAVVVTDGRILTWHFTLEPRGASSDSLDQFHLVFGDDRLSDTDLVSVNVFPAGQSVPVICLTWSGSPNGTGSFTFLRDLNDAFPAMEGVVSFDVLKGSVDLEGITFLIRTRTRLLGANMRQPMHLVPEPSSCLLLGMAGLVLGFRRRRRALV, from the coding sequence GTGAAGTCACCATCACGCAGGATCCTTGCTTCACTGATCGGCATCGCCGGGATGGGTCTCACGGCCCATCGTGGCGATGCGGCGGTGGTGGTGACGGACGGCCGCATCCTGACCTGGCATTTCACACTTGAGCCCCGGGGTGCCTCCAGCGACAGCCTCGACCAATTCCATCTCGTCTTCGGCGATGATCGCCTGAGCGACACGGATCTGGTGTCCGTCAATGTCTTCCCTGCCGGTCAATCGGTACCGGTGATATGCCTGACATGGAGCGGCAGTCCGAATGGGACCGGCAGCTTTACTTTCCTCAGGGACTTGAACGATGCCTTCCCTGCGATGGAGGGAGTGGTTTCCTTCGATGTCCTGAAGGGCTCCGTGGATCTGGAAGGCATCACATTCCTGATCAGGACTCGAACAAGACTTCTGGGCGCGAACATGAGACAACCGATGCATCTGGTGCCGGAGCCTTCGTCGTGCCTGCTTCTCGGGATGGCCGGGTTGGTGCTCGGGTTTCGCCGGCGGCGGAGGGCGCTGGTGTAA
- a CDS encoding DUF899 domain-containing protein → MSTNATLSGSRALGRNHQIVSEQEWIAARKLLLEKEKESFRVRDQLAEARRALPWVKVEKDYVFEGPQGKVKLADLFAGHSQLLVYHFMFGPDWKEGCPSCSFVSDHFAGSLPHLAARDVSLAVVSRAPFAKIAEFKKRMGWDFTWVSSYGGDFNGDYHVSFSDEQLAKGKVDYNYTLQEFPSAEAPGISVFYKDEDGSIYHTYSSYDRGVETVMSTYAILDLMPKGRDEGSFDFPMAWVRYHDAYETNEFADADKPYWPDAVGAPSSPSSSSSCGCK, encoded by the coding sequence ATGAGCACGAATGCCACATTATCCGGGTCCCGGGCGCTGGGCCGGAATCACCAGATTGTCTCCGAGCAGGAATGGATTGCGGCCCGCAAGCTGTTGTTGGAGAAGGAGAAAGAGTCGTTCCGCGTCCGCGACCAACTGGCCGAGGCGAGGCGGGCGCTGCCTTGGGTAAAGGTGGAGAAGGATTACGTTTTCGAAGGTCCGCAGGGAAAGGTGAAGCTGGCGGATCTCTTCGCCGGGCACAGCCAGTTGCTCGTTTACCACTTCATGTTCGGCCCCGATTGGAAGGAGGGTTGCCCGAGTTGTTCCTTTGTCTCGGATCACTTCGCCGGCAGCTTGCCCCATCTCGCCGCGCGCGATGTTTCCTTGGCTGTGGTGTCGCGCGCGCCCTTTGCGAAGATCGCGGAGTTCAAGAAACGCATGGGCTGGGACTTCACCTGGGTCTCGTCTTACGGCGGCGATTTCAATGGCGACTACCATGTGTCCTTCAGCGACGAGCAGCTCGCGAAAGGGAAGGTGGACTACAATTACACGCTGCAGGAATTCCCCAGCGCCGAGGCACCCGGCATCAGCGTCTTCTATAAGGACGAGGACGGCAGCATCTATCACACCTACTCCAGCTACGACCGCGGCGTGGAGACCGTGATGAGCACCTATGCCATCCTCGACCTCATGCCCAAGGGCCGCGATGAAGGCTCCTTCGATTTCCCCATGGCCTGGGTCCGCTACCACGACGCCTACGAGACCAACGAATTCGCCGACGCCGACAAACCCTACTGGCCCGACGCAGTCGGAGCTCCATCGTCACCGTCATCCTCATCAAGTTGCGGCTGCAAATAG
- a CDS encoding PEP-CTERM sorting domain-containing protein (PEP-CTERM proteins occur, often in large numbers, in the proteomes of bacteria that also encode an exosortase, a predicted intramembrane cysteine proteinase. The presence of a PEP-CTERM domain at a protein's C-terminus predicts cleavage within the sorting domain, followed by covalent anchoring to some some component of the (usually Gram-negative) cell surface. Many PEP-CTERM proteins exhibit an unusual sequence composition that includes large numbers of potential glycosylation sites. Expression of one such protein has been shown restore the ability of a bacterium to form floc, a type of biofilm.) — MFRRPITRFSRTLSFALVCTVPALSEAATIVGSLSSPTVYSNVDISTDVTDWAYFGIGGDASAVEHKADGPVSFSAITGGSFVGGDSRMFLGFTGGSSTGTLTGGTSFVSAQQSDGASLSFTYTVLGVDQSLQIYLVGYNSRADINVSLASGGSYSLEDQVLPYTDDGDATGSGHHAGLLTLDLTGATVGDVLTFTVSNEYDGVSDPSFGLIGIQAVTVVPEPSAAALLGGCGMLVLLRRRRPILRNLASV; from the coding sequence ATGTTTCGTCGCCCGATCACCCGGTTTTCCCGCACCCTGTCATTTGCCCTCGTCTGCACCGTTCCCGCCCTGAGCGAGGCCGCCACGATCGTCGGGAGCCTCAGCAGCCCGACGGTTTATAGCAATGTGGACATCAGCACGGATGTCACGGACTGGGCCTACTTCGGCATCGGTGGCGATGCCTCCGCGGTCGAGCACAAGGCGGATGGCCCGGTTTCTTTCAGCGCGATCACCGGCGGCAGTTTCGTTGGCGGAGATAGCCGCATGTTCCTGGGTTTCACCGGTGGCTCTTCGACCGGGACCCTCACCGGCGGAACCTCCTTCGTCTCTGCCCAGCAGTCGGACGGTGCCTCGCTGAGCTTCACCTACACGGTGCTGGGCGTCGACCAGAGCCTCCAGATCTATCTGGTAGGCTACAACAGCCGCGCGGACATCAATGTCTCGCTCGCCAGTGGCGGCAGCTACTCGCTCGAAGATCAGGTGCTGCCCTACACCGATGACGGCGATGCCACCGGCTCCGGTCACCACGCCGGCCTGCTCACGCTGGATCTCACGGGTGCCACGGTGGGCGATGTCCTCACCTTCACCGTCAGCAACGAATACGACGGCGTGAGCGATCCCTCCTTTGGCTTGATCGGCATCCAGGCCGTGACCGTCGTGCCGGAGCCATCTGCAGCGGCCCTGCTCGGCGGATGCGGCATGCTCGTGCTGCTGCGCCGCCGCCGCCCGATCTTGCGAAACCTCGCATCGGTCTGA
- a CDS encoding putative manganese-dependent inorganic diphosphatase, with amino-acid sequence MEPPRRSLPFYVIGHKNPDTDAICSAIGNAALLRMTGEPNAVAARCGEVPARTAWVLEQAGIETPPLVTDVRASAGMICRRDVVQVSPTDTFIVAYRRMLASGVRCVPVANGDGSVQGMLRYLDLLELLVPGDASGLQARTVNVALSKIANTLHAESVGFPMPEGDDEEELILLVGASSQSTVERRLKQAAKEGNVNRFLVICGDRPVVQHYAIENGARALLVTGGNGVEPALREMARKRGVIVMLCSQDTASCSTLIRCSRTVRHVMESNFATVSGSEPVSRLRKGLASSEQDLFPVLDPITKEMIGVLSKSDLIDPPRTRLALVDHNEFAQAVTGVDESEIVEVIDHHRLAGDLVSREPIRFLNEPVGSTSTLVARKFRHRYLEPDKGTSMCLCAGIIADTLCLTSPTTTELDHEMLGWLSELAGIDPAKFKEEFFAVGSLLATGTPDAILNADRKEFIDEGVKVTIAQVEELGLHAFPPRREELEAALQNLAKENEYELAVLVVTDIANHHSLVLAAGEPKFVANIPYGKLDASLYDAPGVVSRKKQIFPAVCQALRKAG; translated from the coding sequence ATGGAACCGCCACGCCGCAGCCTTCCTTTCTACGTCATTGGTCACAAGAACCCGGACACGGACGCCATATGCTCCGCGATCGGGAATGCCGCGCTGCTGCGCATGACCGGGGAGCCGAATGCCGTGGCCGCCCGTTGTGGCGAGGTGCCGGCACGCACGGCCTGGGTGCTGGAGCAGGCGGGGATTGAAACGCCACCGCTGGTGACGGATGTGCGCGCCTCCGCGGGCATGATCTGCCGCCGGGATGTGGTGCAGGTTTCGCCCACGGATACTTTCATCGTGGCCTACCGCCGGATGCTGGCCAGCGGGGTCCGCTGCGTGCCCGTTGCAAATGGCGATGGCTCGGTGCAGGGGATGCTCCGTTATCTCGATCTGCTGGAGCTGCTGGTCCCCGGTGATGCCAGCGGCCTGCAGGCCCGGACCGTGAATGTCGCACTCTCAAAGATCGCGAACACGCTGCACGCGGAGAGCGTGGGCTTCCCGATGCCGGAGGGCGATGATGAGGAAGAGCTGATCCTGCTGGTCGGTGCTTCCTCGCAATCGACCGTCGAACGCCGTCTCAAGCAGGCGGCGAAGGAAGGGAATGTGAACCGCTTCCTCGTAATCTGCGGGGATCGCCCGGTGGTGCAGCATTATGCGATCGAGAATGGCGCCCGCGCCCTGCTGGTGACCGGTGGCAATGGCGTGGAGCCTGCGCTGCGCGAGATGGCGCGGAAGCGCGGGGTGATCGTGATGCTCTGCTCCCAGGATACCGCGAGCTGCTCCACGCTGATCCGTTGCTCGCGCACGGTGCGCCACGTGATGGAGTCGAATTTCGCCACGGTCTCCGGCAGCGAGCCGGTATCGCGCCTGCGAAAGGGCCTCGCTTCTTCCGAGCAGGATCTCTTTCCGGTGCTGGATCCGATCACGAAGGAGATGATCGGGGTGCTTTCGAAGAGCGATCTCATCGATCCGCCGCGCACCCGCCTCGCGCTGGTGGATCACAATGAATTTGCCCAGGCCGTGACCGGCGTGGACGAGAGCGAGATCGTGGAGGTCATCGATCACCACCGCCTTGCCGGCGACCTGGTCTCGCGCGAGCCGATCCGTTTCCTCAATGAGCCGGTGGGCTCGACCTCGACGCTGGTGGCGCGCAAGTTCCGCCACCGCTATCTGGAGCCGGACAAGGGCACCTCCATGTGCCTCTGCGCCGGGATCATCGCGGACACGCTGTGCCTGACCTCGCCGACCACCACCGAGCTGGATCACGAGATGCTCGGCTGGCTGAGCGAGCTCGCGGGGATCGATCCGGCGAAGTTCAAGGAGGAGTTCTTCGCCGTCGGTTCGCTGCTCGCGACCGGCACGCCGGATGCGATCCTGAATGCGGATCGGAAGGAGTTCATCGACGAGGGCGTGAAAGTGACCATCGCGCAGGTGGAAGAGCTCGGTCTCCATGCCTTCCCGCCGCGCCGGGAAGAACTGGAAGCGGCGCTACAGAATCTGGCGAAGGAGAACGAATACGAACTGGCGGTGCTGGTGGTCACGGATATCGCGAACCATCACAGCCTGGTGCTGGCCGCGGGCGAGCCGAAGTTCGTCGCGAACATCCCGTACGGAAAGCTGGATGCGAGCCTCTACGATGCCCCCGGAGTGGTGAGCCGGAAGAAGCAGATCTTCCCGGCTGTCTGCCAGGCGCTGCGGAAGGCGGGATGA
- the argS gene encoding arginine--tRNA ligase, giving the protein MTLIQDLESRLAAAFQTVLGESVSAPVVAAADLRFGDYQSNAAMALAKQRKTNPRALAEQVIAAVDLGGLGTADIAGPGFINFRISPETYAARAKEQLADPRLGVPEAAEKHTIVVDFSAPNVAKPMHIGHIRSTIIGDSLSRIASFLGHRVIRDNHIGDWGTQFGMVTWAWKQILDEKALLADPLLELLRLYRFANDAKKADEAVAEACRLELVKLQQGDEVNFAIWQRCIELSRAGLDKIYDRLDVSFDHWLGESAYNDALAPLVDHLIAEGIARESDGAVCIFSNGVPEDKAKDPFLVRKDGEWIDFPMIVRKSDGGFNYASTDIATIEFRNKEWNADAAWYVVDHRQSLHFQQLFAVAGRVGLGEMDLRHISFGTILGTDGKPLKTRAGDLPQLADVLDEAVAAARIAVAERSRVDTDEERAELAELIGISAVKFTELSHHRLSDYVFDLEKMLALQGDTAPYLQNSVVRCSSIFRKLEDPVDLAAVNPVFTEEAEIHLARLIARYGEVVPMILDDHRPNLLANYLLELARAYHSFYEACPVLKAEEQVRDSRLVLCSLTSRVLTHGLGLLGIRCPERM; this is encoded by the coding sequence ATGACCCTCATTCAGGACCTTGAATCCCGGCTCGCCGCCGCCTTCCAGACCGTGCTCGGCGAAAGCGTCAGCGCGCCCGTGGTGGCCGCTGCCGACCTCCGCTTCGGCGATTACCAGAGCAATGCCGCGATGGCACTGGCCAAGCAGCGCAAGACCAACCCGCGCGCGCTGGCGGAGCAGGTCATCGCCGCGGTGGACCTCGGCGGCCTCGGCACCGCGGACATCGCCGGTCCCGGATTCATCAACTTCCGCATTTCTCCGGAAACCTACGCCGCGCGTGCGAAGGAGCAGCTCGCCGATCCGCGCTTGGGCGTGCCGGAGGCAGCAGAGAAGCACACGATCGTGGTGGACTTCTCCGCTCCGAACGTGGCGAAGCCGATGCACATCGGCCACATCCGCTCGACCATCATCGGGGACTCGCTTTCCCGCATCGCCAGCTTTCTGGGGCACCGCGTCATCCGGGATAATCACATCGGCGACTGGGGCACCCAGTTCGGCATGGTGACCTGGGCGTGGAAGCAGATCCTGGATGAGAAGGCGCTGCTGGCAGATCCGCTCCTGGAGTTGCTGCGGCTCTACCGCTTCGCGAATGACGCCAAGAAGGCGGATGAAGCGGTGGCGGAGGCCTGCCGCCTGGAACTGGTGAAGCTCCAGCAGGGCGATGAGGTAAACTTCGCGATCTGGCAGCGCTGCATCGAGCTTTCCCGCGCGGGTCTCGACAAGATTTACGATCGTCTGGACGTGTCCTTCGATCATTGGCTGGGCGAGAGCGCCTACAATGATGCGCTGGCACCGCTGGTGGATCACCTGATCGCCGAGGGCATCGCGCGAGAGAGCGATGGTGCCGTGTGCATCTTCTCGAATGGCGTGCCGGAAGATAAGGCGAAGGATCCCTTCCTGGTCCGCAAGGATGGCGAGTGGATCGATTTCCCGATGATCGTGCGGAAGAGCGATGGCGGCTTCAACTATGCCTCCACGGACATCGCGACGATCGAGTTTCGGAACAAGGAGTGGAACGCGGATGCCGCATGGTATGTCGTCGATCACCGCCAGTCCCTGCATTTCCAGCAGCTCTTCGCCGTGGCGGGGCGCGTCGGCTTGGGTGAGATGGACCTGCGCCACATCTCCTTCGGCACGATCCTGGGCACCGATGGCAAGCCGCTGAAGACGCGGGCAGGGGATCTGCCGCAGCTGGCGGACGTGCTGGATGAGGCCGTGGCCGCCGCGCGGATCGCAGTGGCGGAGCGCAGCCGCGTGGATACGGATGAAGAGCGGGCCGAGCTCGCCGAGCTCATCGGCATCAGCGCGGTGAAGTTCACGGAGCTCTCCCACCATCGCCTCTCCGACTATGTTTTCGATCTGGAGAAGATGCTGGCACTGCAGGGCGACACGGCCCCGTATCTCCAGAACAGCGTGGTGCGCTGCAGCTCGATCTTCCGGAAGCTGGAAGATCCGGTGGACCTCGCCGCGGTGAATCCGGTCTTCACGGAGGAAGCGGAAATTCATCTCGCCCGTCTCATCGCGCGTTATGGTGAAGTTGTGCCGATGATCCTTGATGATCATCGCCCGAACTTGCTGGCGAATTATCTGCTCGAGCTGGCCCGTGCCTACCACTCCTTCTACGAGGCCTGTCCCGTGCTGAAGGCGGAGGAGCAAGTCCGCGACAGCCGCCTGGTGCTGTGCAGCCTGACCAGCCGGGTCTTGACCCATGGCCTCGGTTTGCTCGGCATCCGCTGCCCGGAGCGGATGTAG
- a CDS encoding PTS sugar transporter subunit IIA has translation MKLANLLSPSRIILEMSAGEHWPAIVELIDHLVSEGSLDPALRDEVLAALKIREEQVSTGVGHGVAIPHAFSEKLDKVVAILGRSKTGIDFEALDQKPVHFVILFLVPKKDYHLHLQTLAAIAKMFTNGEIRRRLGEAGQHQEILDIFSGKSPKTAANGAA, from the coding sequence ATGAAGCTGGCCAACCTTCTTTCCCCAAGCAGGATCATCCTCGAGATGTCCGCGGGAGAGCATTGGCCTGCCATCGTGGAACTGATCGACCACCTCGTCAGCGAGGGTTCGCTGGATCCCGCACTGCGGGACGAAGTGCTGGCGGCCCTCAAGATCCGCGAGGAACAGGTCAGCACCGGAGTCGGCCATGGCGTGGCCATTCCCCATGCGTTTTCGGAAAAGCTCGACAAGGTGGTGGCAATTCTCGGCCGTTCGAAGACCGGGATCGACTTCGAGGCCCTGGACCAGAAGCCGGTCCACTTCGTGATCCTCTTCCTCGTGCCGAAGAAGGACTATCACCTTCACCTCCAGACGCTTGCAGCCATCGCGAAGATGTTCACCAACGGTGAGATCCGACGACGATTGGGCGAGGCCGGGCAGCATCAGGAGATCCTCGATATTTTCTCGGGCAAGTCTCCCAAGACGGCCGCGAATGGTGCGGCTTGA